The Thermanaerovibrio acidaminovorans DSM 6589 genome contains a region encoding:
- a CDS encoding site-2 protease family protein, producing the protein MYGDLSYRIAEILLSVPAVLWAITFHEFCHGYVAHLLGDPTPKRSGRLSLNPLHHLDPVGALMLLIFRFGWAKPVPVDSRYFKNPSRDMVLVSIAGAAGNFLTACLVGLLIKAFPAFFLGNFALRQLMLLMVFINIGLGVFNLLPIPPLDGSKVLYVLLPPRWLNSYFWLERYGVLIILGLVITGLLPRIMSPMVMFLASLVL; encoded by the coding sequence TTGTACGGAGACTTGTCTTACCGGATAGCGGAGATCCTGTTGAGCGTGCCGGCGGTCCTATGGGCCATAACCTTTCATGAGTTCTGCCACGGTTATGTGGCCCATCTCCTGGGGGATCCTACCCCCAAGAGGTCCGGCAGGCTATCCCTTAACCCCCTTCACCATCTGGACCCGGTGGGGGCTCTCATGCTCCTCATCTTCCGCTTCGGCTGGGCCAAGCCGGTGCCGGTGGACTCCCGGTACTTCAAGAACCCTTCCCGGGACATGGTGTTAGTATCCATCGCGGGGGCGGCGGGGAACTTCCTCACCGCCTGCCTGGTTGGGCTGTTGATCAAGGCCTTCCCCGCCTTCTTCCTGGGGAACTTCGCCCTGAGGCAGCTGATGTTGCTCATGGTGTTCATAAACATCGGCTTGGGGGTCTTCAACCTGTTGCCCATACCCCCCCTGGACGGTTCCAAGGTGCTTTACGTTCTGTTGCCCCCTCGGTGGCTCAACTCCTACTTCTGGCTGGAGAGGTACGGGGTCCTGATCATCTTGGGGTTGGTTATCACCGGCCTCCTACCCAGGATAATGTCCCCCATGGTCATGTTCCTGGCCTCCCTGGTCCTTTGA
- the surE gene encoding 5'/3'-nucleotidase SurE → MKVLMSNDDGILAPGIQIMAKVLADRGIPCAVVAPDRERSSIGHAITLNRPLRVWHLEPGVFPPMMPAYACDGTPSDCVVIGVEELAKDVTMVISGINRGPNLGDDLTYSGTVSAAMEGLILGYDAIAVSLACKGTDPAAHYSTAAAVVVAFLDWFKQNHRQKGVLYNINVPNVPIRSLKGILPTKKGTRLYRDKVTKFRDPQGRECYWMGGVPEDRLEEGTDVWAVSNGYASVTPIHMDMTHYDTLKEMSSGGLDLLFNRG, encoded by the coding sequence ATGAAGGTTCTCATGTCCAACGATGATGGGATACTGGCTCCGGGTATACAGATAATGGCCAAGGTGTTGGCGGACCGGGGTATCCCGTGTGCGGTGGTGGCCCCCGACAGGGAGCGCAGCAGCATAGGTCACGCCATAACCCTGAACAGGCCCCTTAGGGTCTGGCACCTGGAGCCCGGTGTCTTTCCCCCCATGATGCCCGCCTACGCCTGCGATGGCACCCCCTCTGACTGCGTGGTCATAGGGGTTGAGGAGCTGGCCAAGGACGTGACCATGGTGATATCCGGCATAAACCGGGGTCCCAACCTGGGGGACGATCTCACCTACTCGGGCACGGTATCCGCCGCCATGGAGGGGCTCATCTTGGGTTACGATGCCATCGCGGTCTCCCTGGCCTGCAAGGGGACCGATCCGGCGGCCCATTACAGCACCGCCGCGGCGGTGGTGGTGGCCTTCCTGGACTGGTTCAAGCAAAACCACCGGCAGAAGGGGGTCCTCTACAACATAAACGTCCCCAACGTCCCCATAAGGAGCCTCAAGGGCATACTCCCCACCAAGAAGGGGACCCGCCTCTACCGGGACAAGGTCACCAAGTTCAGGGATCCCCAGGGCAGGGAGTGTTACTGGATGGGTGGAGTGCCTGAGGACCGGCTGGAGGAGGGAACCGATGTGTGGGCGGTGTCCAACGGCTACGCCTCGGTCACCCCGATTCACATGGACATGACCCATTACGACACGCTGAAGGAGATGAGCTCCGGGGGACTGGATCTCCTCTTCAATCGTGGTTGA
- a CDS encoding argininosuccinate synthase: MTYKGKLVLAYSGGLDTSVAIPWLKEQGYEVITFTADVGQPIDLEGTKAKAIKSGASKAYIADLREEFVEEFVWRSLKANAMYQGTYPLNSALSRPLIASHLVKVAEEEGAVAIAHGCTGKGQDQVRIEVCAKALNPDIVVEAPVRDWHFSRDEEIEYAEKHGIPIPVTKSSPYSIDENLWGRSIECGILEDPWEEAPSDAFKMTVDPWDAPDEPVTIEIGFEKGLPVSLNGKPMSGVALIEMLNQIAGKAGVGRIDMIEDRLVGFKSREVYECPGAVTLIGAHKALETLTLPKEVLKAKRELEVKYAELTYEGYWFSPLKDAIDAFIDKTQEVVSGVVKVRLFKGQAMVVGMKSPNALYREDLATYSHGDKFDHKSAVGFITVWGLPIKTWSQMHGKKSDQVSKAIGME; this comes from the coding sequence ATGACTTACAAGGGCAAGTTGGTGTTGGCGTACAGCGGCGGGCTGGATACCTCGGTGGCCATACCCTGGCTCAAGGAGCAGGGGTACGAGGTTATAACCTTCACCGCCGACGTGGGGCAGCCCATAGACCTGGAGGGGACCAAGGCCAAGGCCATCAAGTCCGGGGCCAGCAAGGCCTACATAGCGGACCTGAGGGAGGAGTTCGTGGAGGAGTTCGTGTGGAGATCCCTTAAGGCCAACGCCATGTACCAGGGCACCTACCCGCTCAACTCCGCTCTCTCCAGGCCCCTCATAGCCAGCCACCTGGTGAAGGTGGCGGAGGAGGAGGGGGCGGTGGCCATCGCCCACGGTTGCACCGGCAAGGGGCAGGATCAGGTGAGGATAGAGGTGTGCGCCAAGGCGCTCAACCCTGACATAGTGGTGGAGGCCCCGGTTAGGGACTGGCACTTCTCCAGGGACGAGGAGATAGAGTACGCGGAGAAGCACGGGATACCCATACCGGTCACCAAGTCCAGTCCCTACAGCATCGATGAGAACCTGTGGGGCAGGTCCATAGAGTGCGGGATCCTGGAAGACCCGTGGGAGGAGGCCCCCAGCGATGCCTTCAAGATGACCGTGGACCCCTGGGACGCGCCGGATGAGCCGGTGACAATCGAGATAGGCTTTGAGAAGGGGCTGCCGGTCTCCCTGAACGGAAAGCCCATGTCCGGCGTGGCCCTCATAGAGATGCTGAACCAAATAGCCGGCAAGGCCGGGGTGGGCAGGATCGACATGATAGAGGATCGTCTGGTGGGCTTCAAGAGCCGGGAGGTCTACGAGTGCCCCGGGGCGGTCACCCTGATAGGGGCCCATAAGGCGCTGGAGACCCTGACCTTGCCCAAGGAGGTCCTCAAGGCCAAGAGGGAACTGGAGGTCAAGTACGCGGAGCTAACCTACGAGGGCTACTGGTTCTCCCCCCTGAAGGACGCCATTGATGCCTTCATCGACAAGACCCAGGAGGTGGTTTCCGGGGTGGTCAAGGTCAGGCTCTTCAAGGGACAAGCCATGGTGGTGGGCATGAAGTCCCCCAACGCCCTCTACAGGGAGGACCTGGCCACCTACTCCCACGGCGACAAGTTCGACCACAAATCTGCGGTGGGCTTCATAACCGTCTGGGGGCTCCCCATAAAGACCTGGAGCCAGATGCACGGCAAGAAGTCCGATCAGGTTTCCAAGGCCATCGGGATGGAGTAG
- a CDS encoding TIGR01212 family radical SAM protein (This family includes YhcC from E. coli K-12, an uncharacterized radical SAM protein.) — translation MNPINNHPNDLWNGWSGILRRRHGGPVRKLTLDTGSGCPNRRSLGEGGCIFCDPLGGGDGSHMMGIRLEEQIRIKGERILRSGTRMVILYFQSYSFTNAPIPDLERDVELAIGTASKLGISVVGVSFGIRPDQVPMEFRRMLSRLVDRGLETWAEVGVQTMGDRKLEWLKRGHHGDASREAVSSLASIPGVLVCAHLIGGIPMGEVSDLADDARAVFNLGGRAVKFHPLHVLAGSELDGLYRAGLFSPVGEEEYMEQLILALRNMPPDGIVQRLTADAPRDRLVAPDWILDKGGFIDRLRRRMVQMGLRQGDLWGPQ, via the coding sequence GTGAACCCCATAAATAACCACCCGAACGACCTCTGGAACGGCTGGTCAGGGATCCTGCGCCGCCGGCACGGAGGACCGGTCCGGAAGCTGACGTTGGACACCGGATCCGGCTGCCCTAACAGGAGGTCCCTAGGCGAAGGGGGATGCATCTTCTGTGACCCCCTGGGCGGCGGAGACGGGTCCCACATGATGGGGATCCGCCTTGAGGAGCAGATCAGGATCAAGGGGGAGCGGATCTTAAGGTCCGGAACCCGAATGGTGATCCTCTACTTCCAGAGCTACAGCTTCACCAACGCTCCGATCCCTGACCTAGAGAGGGACGTGGAGCTGGCCATTGGGACCGCATCCAAGTTGGGGATCTCGGTGGTGGGGGTCTCCTTCGGCATCAGGCCCGACCAGGTTCCTATGGAGTTCCGCCGCATGCTCTCCCGGCTGGTGGATCGGGGGCTCGAGACCTGGGCGGAGGTGGGGGTCCAGACCATGGGAGACCGCAAGCTGGAGTGGCTCAAGCGGGGACACCATGGTGATGCGTCCCGTGAGGCGGTATCGTCCCTGGCGTCGATCCCCGGGGTCCTGGTTTGTGCACATCTGATCGGCGGCATACCCATGGGGGAGGTCTCCGATCTGGCCGACGACGCCAGGGCGGTCTTCAACCTGGGGGGCCGGGCGGTCAAGTTCCACCCGCTACACGTGCTGGCCGGATCCGAGCTGGATGGCCTGTACCGGGCGGGGCTCTTCAGCCCCGTCGGGGAGGAGGAGTACATGGAACAGCTGATATTGGCGTTAAGGAACATGCCCCCAGATGGGATAGTGCAGCGCCTCACCGCCGACGCCCCGAGGGACCGGCTGGTGGCCCCCGATTGGATCCTGGATAAGGGGGGCTTCATTGACCGGTTGAGGCGGAGGATGGTCCAGATGGGCCTCCGGCAGGGGGACCTATGGGGACCCCAATGA
- the purE gene encoding 5-(carboxyamino)imidazole ribonucleotide mutase — MTKVLIMLGSKSDAKHAKACGEVLASLGIPFRVTVASAHRNPDRVSTIANGAIEGGFKVIIAMAGLSAALPGAVAAHTDLPVIGVPLSGGVMGGLDALLSTSQMPPGIPVASVGVDGAKNAAILAARIIALEDNAVRDRLKEMREESREHTRRANLELAQEGLPTLDESEPHK; from the coding sequence ATGACCAAGGTTCTGATAATGCTGGGGTCAAAGTCGGACGCCAAACACGCCAAGGCCTGTGGTGAGGTGTTGGCCTCCCTTGGCATCCCGTTCCGGGTAACCGTGGCATCCGCCCACAGGAACCCTGACAGGGTGTCCACCATAGCCAACGGGGCCATTGAGGGGGGATTCAAGGTCATAATCGCCATGGCGGGGCTCTCCGCCGCCCTGCCCGGAGCGGTGGCAGCCCACACGGACCTTCCGGTGATAGGGGTCCCCTTGAGCGGAGGGGTCATGGGGGGCCTCGACGCCCTTCTCTCCACATCCCAGATGCCACCGGGGATTCCGGTGGCGTCGGTGGGGGTCGACGGAGCCAAGAACGCCGCCATCCTGGCCGCCAGGATCATCGCCCTGGAGGACAATGCGGTGCGGGATAGGCTCAAAGAGATGAGGGAGGAGAGCCGGGAGCACACCCGGAGGGCCAACCTGGAGCTGGCCCAAGAGGGCCTCCCCACCCTCGATGAGAGTGAACCCCATAAATAA